One Tolypothrix bouteillei VB521301 DNA window includes the following coding sequences:
- a CDS encoding rhodanese-like domain-containing protein — protein sequence MENTLLGAFASHSDAHDLKSRLEWGQPGFTIVDVRDRRTFNQGHISGAIPIPLNDLTKRASSLVKSRDIYIYGESDEQSANAAQTLREAGFAHVSTLTGGLAAWQAAGGAVEGV from the coding sequence ATGGAAAACACTCTGTTAGGTGCTTTTGCGTCCCACTCGGATGCTCATGACCTCAAATCTCGTCTTGAATGGGGTCAGCCAGGTTTTACTATTGTTGATGTGCGCGATCGCCGAACCTTCAATCAGGGTCACATCAGTGGCGCGATCCCCATCCCTTTAAATGACCTGACAAAAAGAGCTTCTTCCCTAGTTAAAAGCCGAGACATCTATATTTATGGGGAAAGTGATGAGCAATCTGCTAATGCAGCACAAACGCTACGAGAAGCAGGATTTGCTCATGTCTCTACACTCACTGGCGGTCTAGCAGCTTGGCAAGCTGCAGGTGGTGCTGTAGAAGGGGTTTAA
- a CDS encoding adenosine deaminase, protein MALYAELHRHLGGSVVPRVLWRYFERHSSELISRFSHYSEFEEFYTRPRNTLDEYLELHTLVESVQTVETLPYFIYRLLRGAYIFENLAYLELRYTPYLRTPEHLSQAERIDKMAEIVEVVGKASQLSEYPIINSQILCMHSRLPFEVNKAIVELAAQNPQYVCGIDVAGGDSHYAERLDEWVRLYEYARSLNLNTTGHLYETTAGCYPQLLPYLMRIGHGIQIPLLYPELLKDVARRGQCLEICPTTYVKTGTLQDIRELKRVFDLCFEAGVDIAICTDNAGLHNVRLPFEYENLLTYDIINFKQLQACQDAAFRHAFAWPHRQRPVSLLNGLLNHQELVVSS, encoded by the coding sequence ATGGCTCTATATGCTGAGTTACACAGGCATTTGGGCGGTTCGGTTGTACCGCGTGTATTGTGGCGCTACTTTGAGCGTCATTCCTCAGAGTTAATTTCTCGCTTTTCTCATTACTCTGAGTTTGAAGAATTTTACACTCGCCCTCGCAATACTCTAGATGAATATCTAGAGTTGCACACTCTTGTAGAAAGCGTACAAACAGTAGAAACTTTACCTTACTTTATTTATCGTCTGCTTCGAGGCGCGTATATCTTTGAAAATCTTGCTTATCTAGAACTGCGTTATACGCCTTATTTGAGAACGCCAGAGCATCTGAGCCAAGCTGAAAGAATTGACAAGATGGCAGAAATCGTGGAAGTTGTGGGCAAAGCCAGCCAACTTTCAGAATATCCCATTATTAACAGCCAAATTCTTTGCATGCACTCGCGCTTGCCTTTTGAAGTCAACAAAGCAATTGTCGAGCTAGCAGCACAAAATCCACAATACGTCTGTGGTATAGATGTGGCTGGGGGAGACAGTCACTATGCCGAGCGTTTGGATGAATGGGTGAGGCTTTATGAGTATGCGCGATCGCTAAATCTCAATACCACAGGTCACCTTTACGAAACCACAGCTGGTTGTTATCCCCAACTTTTGCCTTATTTAATGCGGATCGGTCATGGAATTCAAATTCCTTTGCTCTATCCAGAATTACTTAAAGATGTCGCAAGGCGAGGTCAGTGTTTGGAAATTTGTCCCACAACTTACGTAAAAACAGGGACTTTACAAGATATACGCGAACTCAAGCGGGTGTTTGACCTTTGTTTTGAGGCGGGGGTAGACATTGCGATTTGTACTGACAATGCTGGATTGCACAACGTGCGCCTACCTTTTGAGTATGAAAATCTGTTAACTTACGACATCATCAATTTTAAACAGCTGCAAGCTTGTCAGGATGCTGCTTTCCGCCATGCTTTTGCTTGGCCTCACAGACAGCGTCCGGTATCTCTACTTAATGGGTTGCTGAATCATCAAGAGTTAGTAGTTAGTAGTTAG
- a CDS encoding dynamin family protein: MNTKLYKVFEDVEQNAKLLSKYWHNFSTEISEHLPDTYHPEVQELTEKLEKAIENLVNELQNPTLTLATTGTTSSGKSTLVNLLCGAEIVPVAVSEMSAGAVTIEYSEKKSLIIHETPGALWECGEWTGISDERIYQRLYDVMISYIDNREKQPNLACPQSTISYPFRLIKESKLELPRGVKVRIMDLPGLAYVGDEGNANVIKQCREALCLVTYNSAETDQQKVRSLLQEVVEQVKDLGGSPARMLFILNRIDVFRADRNYPETENRFVENAIRSIKYELTEHLKEYTEDIEKLQVIKLSTWAALLALQIKNNDEIYSTEACKKADNHFNGLIDENILEDLPRKVEKWSRHDRNRVADTLWQKSYAEEFQQGLRAHISQHFPRLVIPQAIERFNIAAGNAVTEWALQTTTAFLNSSEERYQQECEKISWIRSTLETFLQISNQNLSKPFEEINAKVKQVLANPSEDDPVFYLEKKLKEIQNIKPYTELGEKLYPLYGWRRELGKGLHQILEAVAKSLETGKVDLDITYLNKANILNVNLLNKNLNRLINLGYTASIAKEGEIMEAKTELEKNKLKQINEELNELSIHLNIVMEDVLKQIFNQELNRMYQAVVELFHCHLSYLEKEANKIAPHIAITFPESQIVKVEKHPTITFKFKAGFAITQGSWQEEKETIITLQEAHQRNTIGKSGWEWLAGTIQGFVGDFVGKGVILQKKYIDYVQRSSDNAVIPSVRNLLEGWIDQADEEQREIVYQIVCWLLEQIDSLKRNVDKIQNNIIDRYQARLDRAKQDITLDYENNRKLWQPMQQKAQSIIKDFKNLEKF; encoded by the coding sequence ATGAACACTAAATTATATAAAGTCTTTGAAGATGTAGAACAAAATGCAAAACTTCTCTCTAAATATTGGCATAACTTCTCTACAGAAATATCTGAACATTTACCTGATACATATCATCCAGAAGTGCAAGAACTTACTGAAAAATTAGAGAAAGCTATTGAAAATTTAGTAAATGAGCTTCAAAATCCTACTCTTACCCTCGCAACAACGGGAACAACTAGTAGCGGTAAAAGCACTTTAGTAAATTTATTATGTGGAGCAGAAATTGTTCCTGTCGCCGTGAGCGAAATGAGTGCAGGGGCAGTAACTATAGAATATAGCGAGAAAAAGTCTTTAATTATCCATGAAACTCCCGGAGCATTATGGGAGTGTGGAGAATGGACAGGTATAAGTGATGAGCGAATTTATCAACGCTTGTATGATGTAATGATAAGTTACATCGATAACAGAGAGAAACAACCTAATTTAGCTTGCCCGCAATCAACCATATCTTATCCTTTCAGACTCATTAAAGAATCAAAACTGGAATTACCCAGAGGTGTCAAGGTAAGAATTATGGATTTACCAGGTTTAGCTTATGTAGGTGATGAAGGTAACGCAAATGTGATTAAACAGTGTCGTGAAGCATTGTGTTTGGTAACCTACAACAGTGCAGAAACCGATCAACAGAAAGTTAGAAGCTTGCTGCAAGAAGTGGTAGAGCAGGTAAAAGATTTAGGCGGTTCTCCTGCACGTATGTTATTTATTCTCAATCGTATCGATGTTTTCCGAGCAGATAGAAATTACCCTGAAACAGAAAATCGCTTTGTTGAAAATGCGATACGCAGTATCAAGTACGAACTTACCGAACATCTAAAAGAATATACAGAAGATATTGAAAAATTGCAAGTTATAAAACTGAGTACGTGGGCGGCTTTATTAGCACTGCAAATAAAAAATAATGATGAAATATACAGTACAGAAGCTTGTAAGAAAGCAGATAACCACTTTAATGGATTGATTGATGAAAACATATTAGAGGATTTACCGCGTAAAGTTGAAAAATGGTCTAGGCATGATCGAAATAGGGTTGCTGATACGTTATGGCAAAAATCTTATGCAGAAGAGTTTCAACAAGGCTTGAGAGCGCATATTAGCCAACATTTTCCCCGGTTAGTTATTCCCCAAGCTATAGAACGTTTTAATATTGCTGCTGGTAATGCTGTTACAGAGTGGGCTTTGCAGACAACAACAGCTTTCCTTAACAGTTCAGAAGAACGCTATCAACAAGAATGTGAAAAAATATCTTGGATTAGATCTACACTTGAGACTTTTCTGCAAATAAGTAATCAAAATCTGAGCAAGCCGTTTGAAGAAATAAATGCCAAAGTTAAACAGGTGCTTGCAAATCCATCAGAAGACGATCCAGTATTTTATTTGGAAAAAAAACTGAAGGAAATCCAAAATATTAAGCCTTACACTGAATTGGGAGAAAAATTATATCCACTTTATGGATGGCGCAGAGAATTAGGTAAAGGGCTTCATCAAATTTTAGAAGCCGTAGCAAAATCTCTAGAAACTGGAAAAGTAGACTTAGATATCACATATTTAAACAAAGCAAATATATTAAATGTAAATTTATTAAATAAAAACTTAAACCGACTAATTAATTTAGGGTATACAGCTTCTATTGCTAAAGAAGGTGAAATAATGGAAGCAAAGACAGAACTAGAAAAAAATAAACTCAAGCAAATAAATGAAGAGTTAAATGAATTATCTATTCATTTAAATATTGTTATGGAGGATGTATTGAAGCAAATTTTTAATCAAGAGTTAAATAGAATGTATCAAGCAGTAGTAGAACTTTTTCATTGTCATTTATCATATCTTGAAAAAGAAGCAAATAAGATTGCGCCTCATATAGCAATTACATTTCCTGAATCTCAAATTGTTAAAGTTGAAAAACATCCTACCATAACCTTTAAATTTAAAGCGGGATTTGCAATTACCCAAGGAAGTTGGCAAGAAGAAAAAGAAACAATTATTACGTTACAAGAAGCACATCAAAGAAATACTATAGGAAAGTCCGGTTGGGAATGGCTTGCTGGAACTATTCAAGGATTTGTAGGCGACTTTGTAGGTAAAGGTGTAATACTACAGAAAAAATATATCGATTATGTACAACGCTCTAGCGATAATGCTGTAATTCCTAGTGTAAGAAATTTACTCGAAGGTTGGATAGATCAAGCTGATGAAGAACAGAGAGAGATTGTATATCAAATTGTCTGTTGGTTACTAGAACAAATTGATTCTTTAAAAAGAAATGTAGATAAAATTCAAAATAATATTATTGACCGTTATCAAGCTAGACTTGATAGAGCCAAGCAAGATATTACTTTAGATTATGAGAATAATAGGAAACTTTGGCAGCCTATGCAACAAAAAGCTCAAAGTATTATAAAAGACTTTAAAAATTTAGAAAAATTTTAA
- a CDS encoding dynamin family protein — translation MQEAEPARRQLERLRKREFRIAVVGLEKAGKSTFINAWLECDLLPAKGGRCTFTTTQIYSVQNDTEQKLEVQAKTEEQFINLLNELQKVNAQEDINTIRNNEITLQQVRREGNRIFPFTRLEDIKESLKKYVADEKYAHAVLEARLYTNKLAQAEGIVFYDVPGLDSGLAKHVDEAKAMLSDCDAVILVQRFTSLREKELEIIKFTELGDKNITVADKLFVFLSRIDSLGSAEALKTHIEEASQDWFKRARLPQERIVYGSAGAYLLLNGLAGEQTKFEIGDAGNIQAQLQRLTGINDEEALNKQATGIPIIKEKIFNYINKERVLILKKRCEASIKTILNTSEEIYNLVRKRYSENPEEAKRFEEDRKRILFSEWWNNKWEQKKAELQKFYDSSVTNNSLDNLTANSATSLAKFKDRYLEIVASEIQKLREEAFRKKDIIFAANSYPQFDRMKANFAWREDLYGDISKLLSSIARQLALELKDEALTLVEYMTNLLWGSKQVKERLIAQSEEYFLSKLENSLSVLFLRFARPVAEVLIRAPLNSDARDKIAKSLGVDIEIVDNYYTGEELAFQVLKRYAKYGHQLLCNRTIRQQVLGVTGVGTTIVNVASEIQLPQDDVIFEVETDINAFEEYLRAAIFEAAGFEQYCIQELKGLIDTFREKQGTWMGIALNEWLQGNPLLLAEIPPELRSQESHLEVSERLRQLSTALKKTRIQEVQLNSVLVEV, via the coding sequence TTGCAAGAAGCAGAACCAGCACGCCGTCAACTTGAGAGACTGAGAAAGCGAGAGTTTCGCATTGCAGTTGTCGGTTTAGAGAAAGCGGGAAAAAGTACTTTTATCAATGCTTGGTTAGAATGCGATTTACTCCCAGCTAAGGGAGGAAGGTGTACATTTACAACAACGCAAATTTATTCGGTTCAGAATGACACAGAGCAAAAGCTGGAAGTACAGGCAAAAACTGAAGAACAATTTATTAATCTCTTAAACGAACTTCAGAAAGTAAACGCGCAAGAAGATATTAATACTATACGAAATAATGAAATTACCTTACAGCAAGTAAGAAGAGAAGGTAATCGTATTTTTCCATTTACTCGTCTAGAAGATATCAAGGAATCGCTCAAGAAATATGTAGCTGATGAAAAGTATGCTCATGCTGTTTTAGAAGCAAGACTTTATACTAACAAACTTGCTCAAGCTGAAGGTATTGTATTTTATGATGTTCCTGGTTTAGATTCAGGTTTAGCAAAGCACGTGGACGAAGCCAAGGCAATGCTGTCAGATTGCGATGCTGTAATATTAGTACAGCGTTTTACTAGCTTGAGAGAGAAAGAACTAGAAATTATCAAATTTACAGAACTTGGCGACAAGAATATTACCGTTGCTGATAAACTTTTTGTATTTTTAAGTCGTATTGACTCATTAGGTAGTGCAGAAGCCCTGAAAACTCATATTGAAGAAGCGTCTCAAGATTGGTTTAAACGTGCGAGACTTCCACAGGAACGTATTGTATACGGTTCGGCTGGGGCATATCTACTTTTGAATGGATTAGCTGGAGAACAGACAAAGTTCGAGATTGGTGATGCAGGTAATATCCAAGCCCAGTTACAAAGGTTAACTGGAATTAATGATGAGGAAGCTTTAAATAAACAAGCGACTGGAATTCCAATCATAAAAGAAAAAATATTTAATTATATTAACAAAGAACGTGTACTTATCTTAAAAAAGAGATGCGAGGCTTCTATAAAAACTATTTTAAATACATCTGAAGAAATTTATAATTTAGTTCGTAAACGTTATTCGGAAAATCCTGAAGAAGCAAAACGATTTGAAGAAGATCGGAAACGAATTTTATTTAGCGAATGGTGGAATAATAAATGGGAACAGAAGAAAGCCGAACTGCAAAAATTTTATGATTCTTCGGTTACCAATAATTCTCTAGATAATTTAACTGCGAATTCCGCAACCAGTCTTGCTAAATTTAAAGATAGATATTTAGAAATTGTTGCTAGTGAAATCCAAAAGCTGAGAGAAGAAGCATTTAGAAAAAAAGATATTATTTTTGCTGCCAACTCATACCCTCAATTTGACCGCATGAAAGCTAATTTCGCTTGGCGTGAAGATTTATACGGCGATATTAGTAAACTTTTATCTTCCATAGCTCGACAACTCGCTCTGGAATTGAAAGATGAGGCATTAACATTAGTCGAATACATGACAAACTTATTGTGGGGTAGCAAACAAGTAAAAGAAAGATTAATTGCACAATCAGAAGAATACTTCTTATCTAAGCTGGAAAATAGTTTAAGTGTTCTATTCTTACGCTTTGCCCGTCCTGTTGCCGAAGTATTAATTCGTGCTCCGCTTAACAGCGATGCACGCGATAAAATTGCTAAGAGCCTTGGAGTTGACATTGAAATAGTAGATAACTATTACACGGGTGAAGAACTGGCTTTTCAAGTTCTCAAAAGATACGCAAAATATGGGCATCAATTGCTTTGCAATAGGACGATAAGACAACAAGTTTTAGGAGTAACAGGAGTAGGAACAACTATTGTTAATGTTGCTAGTGAAATTCAATTACCCCAAGATGATGTAATCTTTGAAGTTGAAACCGATATTAATGCATTTGAAGAATACTTACGTGCTGCTATTTTTGAAGCAGCAGGTTTTGAACAATACTGTATTCAAGAACTTAAGGGCTTGATTGATACTTTTAGAGAAAAGCAAGGTACATGGATGGGGATTGCGCTTAATGAGTGGTTACAAGGAAATCCACTTCTGTTAGCAGAAATACCGCCAGAATTACGATCGCAAGAGTCCCACTTAGAAGTTAGCGAACGTTTGCGACAATTATCTACTGCACTAAAAAAGACTCGGATACAAGAAGTGCAATTAAATTCCGTACTTGTTGAAGTGTAG
- a CDS encoding adenylosuccinate synthase, producing MANVIVIGAQWGDEGKGKITDLLSRSADVVIRYQGGVNAGHTIVVKDQTFKLHLIPSGILYPDTECMIGCGTVIDPQVLIKELDQLAKVGVSTQNLLISETAHVTMPYHRAIERASEERRGSHKIGTTGRGIGPTYADKSERTGIRVLDLMDSEGLREQLEWTINYKNVILEKLYNLPPLDPKEVIEEYLGYAERLRPHVVDTSLKIYDAIQRRRNILFEGAQGTLLDLDHGTYPYVTSSNPVAGGACVGTGLGPTMIDRVIGVAKAYTTRVGEGPFPTEIHGEMGELLCDRGAEFGTTTGRKRRCGWFDAVIGRYAVRINGMDCLAITKLDVLDEVEEIKVCVAYEIDGERSEHFPTSSRKFARCCPIYKTMPGWRTPTTHCRSLEDLPKEARDYLKFLAELMEVPIAIVSLGASRDQTIIVEDPIHGPKRALLNHEGTPPSLLSA from the coding sequence TTGGCTAACGTCATTGTTATAGGTGCCCAGTGGGGCGATGAAGGAAAAGGAAAAATAACCGACTTACTCAGCCGCTCCGCAGATGTTGTTATACGTTACCAAGGGGGTGTCAATGCTGGACACACGATTGTAGTGAAGGATCAAACCTTCAAACTGCACTTGATTCCCTCTGGTATTTTGTATCCAGATACCGAGTGCATGATCGGCTGTGGAACAGTCATAGATCCACAGGTTTTGATAAAAGAACTTGACCAACTTGCCAAAGTTGGTGTTTCTACTCAAAATCTGCTAATTTCTGAGACAGCCCATGTGACAATGCCCTACCATCGCGCAATCGAGCGGGCATCGGAAGAACGCAGGGGAAGCCATAAAATTGGCACAACCGGTCGCGGTATAGGTCCGACTTATGCGGATAAATCCGAACGGACAGGCATTAGAGTCTTGGATTTAATGGACTCGGAAGGGCTGCGCGAGCAGCTAGAATGGACGATTAATTACAAGAACGTCATTCTAGAAAAACTGTACAACCTCCCGCCTTTAGACCCCAAAGAAGTCATTGAGGAATATCTCGGGTATGCGGAACGTTTGCGCCCTCATGTTGTTGATACTTCCTTAAAAATATACGACGCAATTCAACGGCGACGCAATATTCTGTTTGAAGGAGCGCAAGGTACACTTCTTGACCTGGATCACGGAACTTATCCTTATGTCACGTCCTCCAATCCAGTCGCAGGCGGCGCTTGTGTTGGAACGGGGCTAGGACCAACAATGATCGACCGAGTGATTGGAGTGGCTAAAGCGTACACCACGCGAGTGGGAGAAGGACCATTCCCTACAGAAATACACGGGGAAATGGGAGAATTGTTGTGCGATCGCGGTGCTGAATTTGGTACAACAACCGGACGCAAGAGACGGTGTGGTTGGTTTGATGCCGTGATCGGTCGCTATGCAGTGCGAATTAATGGTATGGACTGTTTGGCAATTACCAAACTAGATGTCCTTGATGAAGTCGAGGAAATCAAAGTTTGTGTTGCTTACGAGATAGATGGAGAACGCAGCGAACACTTCCCCACGAGTTCCCGTAAGTTTGCCAGATGTTGTCCTATTTACAAAACTATGCCGGGATGGCGTACCCCAACAACTCACTGTCGTTCGTTAGAAGACTTGCCAAAAGAAGCACGAGATTATTTAAAATTCTTGGCAGAGTTGATGGAAGTTCCGATCGCGATTGTCTCTTTGGGAGCCAGCCGAGACCAAACCATTATTGTGGAAGACCCCATCCACGGACCAAAACGTGCTTTATTGAACCATGAAGGTACTCCACCCTCATTACTGAGTGCGTAA
- a CDS encoding 50S ribosomal protein L25/general stress protein Ctc, with protein sequence MELTIECQKRPDGSKPNALRRSGKIPANLYGHQGTESVALVLDAKVAERLLNKASINNSIVDLNVTDIPWRGKTLLREVQSHPAKGTLYHLSFFAVAGHGDTDIEVRLHLVGEPVGVKRDGGVLDVHITNLALRCSPESIPEAIDIDISNLEVGDSLQVDQIPLPGGAKYMGEPGQSVLTILPPQRSSESETES encoded by the coding sequence ATGGAACTTACAATTGAATGTCAAAAGAGACCAGATGGAAGCAAACCCAATGCTTTGCGCCGTTCTGGTAAAATACCAGCCAACTTGTACGGTCATCAAGGGACTGAGTCAGTCGCACTTGTTCTTGACGCTAAAGTTGCCGAACGCCTTCTCAATAAGGCTTCTATTAACAACTCCATAGTTGACCTAAACGTTACCGATATTCCTTGGCGTGGGAAAACTTTGCTGCGGGAAGTTCAATCTCATCCAGCCAAAGGTACGCTTTATCATCTGAGCTTTTTTGCTGTTGCAGGTCACGGCGATACTGATATAGAAGTCCGCTTGCACCTTGTAGGAGAACCCGTTGGGGTAAAGAGAGATGGTGGCGTATTAGACGTACACATCACTAATTTGGCACTGCGTTGCTCTCCAGAGAGTATTCCTGAAGCAATTGATATTGATATTTCTAACTTGGAAGTTGGTGATAGTTTGCAGGTAGACCAAATTCCTTTACCTGGGGGTGCAAAGTATATGGGTGAGCCAGGTCAATCTGTTTTAACCATTTTGCCTCCCCAGAGAAGTTCTGAATCGGAAACAGAATCCTAG
- a CDS encoding septal ring lytic transglycosylase RlpA family protein yields the protein MIFFGLLWVTSWIGSFLSLNQNLPPSLASNILPAKVSSNLGKLVNKPLPFLIPDKQQMNVVGTTMLSRRFLKLDWGDKESKPNGTQPLAPLIKRDKNSKNQFCGLQQENLAKQPAVKVASLLPVPSLIETGFDNRDFLPNQILRSLQNFFRLDNPIELGFDSTSAPAVVVHRGTSNYEVWLNNRIVANLPDRQQASLMQQRLTRLVKSSSFDASRLRPALVDGIPALMSGNRFLFGIGKEVTRKTHRSADLLAIEWVNNLRQALQVPKLSLVEGQKEMYGLTSSKKKMAGLASWYGPYFHGRMTANGETFNQNELTVAHKSLPFNTYLQVTNLKNGKTVIVRVNDRGPYIPPRSLDLSRVAARCIDSELAGVVPYEAVILNKSEPRMTLKSLSLKMQKPPRKLAVISE from the coding sequence ATGATATTTTTTGGACTACTTTGGGTAACATCCTGGATTGGTTCATTTTTGTCGTTGAACCAAAACTTGCCACCAAGTTTGGCTTCAAATATTCTTCCGGCAAAAGTGTCATCCAACTTAGGGAAACTGGTTAACAAACCTCTCCCATTTTTAATCCCCGATAAGCAGCAAATGAATGTTGTAGGCACAACAATGCTGTCAAGAAGGTTTTTAAAATTGGATTGGGGTGATAAGGAATCAAAACCAAATGGCACTCAACCACTCGCTCCGCTCATTAAGAGAGATAAAAATAGCAAAAATCAGTTTTGCGGTCTTCAACAAGAGAATCTAGCCAAGCAGCCTGCTGTTAAAGTTGCAAGTCTTCTACCCGTTCCAAGTTTGATAGAGACAGGGTTCGATAATCGAGATTTTCTCCCAAATCAGATACTGCGATCGCTCCAAAATTTCTTTCGCTTGGACAATCCTATAGAACTGGGATTTGATTCTACTTCTGCGCCTGCTGTAGTTGTTCATCGAGGGACGAGCAATTACGAAGTGTGGCTAAATAACCGTATAGTTGCAAATTTACCAGACCGACAACAAGCCAGTTTAATGCAGCAACGCCTAACACGACTTGTGAAATCATCTAGCTTTGATGCTTCTCGGTTGCGTCCTGCGCTTGTTGATGGAATACCAGCGTTAATGTCAGGCAATCGCTTTTTGTTTGGAATTGGGAAAGAAGTCACTCGAAAAACCCATCGGAGTGCCGATTTATTAGCGATCGAATGGGTAAATAATTTGCGTCAAGCATTGCAAGTGCCCAAGCTATCACTTGTTGAAGGACAGAAGGAAATGTATGGATTGACTTCTTCCAAGAAAAAAATGGCAGGTTTAGCTTCTTGGTACGGTCCTTACTTTCACGGTCGCATGACAGCAAATGGAGAGACATTTAATCAAAACGAATTGACGGTTGCTCACAAATCCTTGCCATTCAACACCTACTTACAGGTAACGAATTTGAAAAATGGCAAGACAGTCATTGTGAGAGTTAACGACCGGGGTCCATATATTCCCCCTAGAAGTTTGGATTTATCCAGGGTAGCAGCTCGCTGTATTGATAGTGAATTAGCCGGAGTTGTACCTTATGAGGCGGTTATTTTGAACAAGAGCGAACCGAGAATGACTTTAAAAAGCCTCAGCTTGAAGATGCAGAAACCACCAAGAAAGCTTGCAGTTATTTCGGAGTAA
- the mutL gene encoding DNA mismatch repair endonuclease MutL, protein MMLCIQALPTEVVHLITAGEVIDSFASVVRELVENSLDAGATRIAVSLWPQQWRIRVVDNGCGMSLDDLQRAATAHSTSKIRQCADLWKITSLGFRGEALHSLTTLADLEILSRPRCGDGGWRIIYGYGGEARHIEEAAIAPGTIVTVSNLFENWSSRREGLPSLAQQMKAVQATLQQMALCHPHVTWQVCQNDREWFSIYPSSAVAQLLPQIVHQIKESDLHELKLEVPNPEQTSLPTPDSLLSLVIGLPDRCHRRRPDWVKVAINKRMVKSPELEQTILTGFHRTLPRDRYPVCFLHLFIPPEQVNWNRNPAKSEIYLNHLNHWQEQISLAIEKSLRLNSTSIRESAHTTRVSQLLKAAEEKAAYNLNSSNPAEQPSTPHNIKAVAQVNNTYIVAEHPGGVWLVEQHIAHERILYEQLCDNWQIVPVEPAIILYQLSPAQIAQLEHIGLDIETFGEQLWAIRSVPALLKQRDDCAEAILELSLGGDLQTAQVAVACRSAIRNGTSLTQPEMQAILEQWQRTRNPRTCPHGRPICLSLEEPALARFFRRNWVIGKSHGI, encoded by the coding sequence ATTATGCTATGTATTCAAGCTTTACCAACAGAAGTAGTACATCTAATTACAGCCGGGGAAGTTATAGACTCCTTCGCTTCTGTCGTGCGGGAATTAGTAGAAAATTCCTTAGATGCAGGTGCGACGAGAATTGCAGTTTCTTTATGGCCCCAACAATGGCGTATCCGCGTTGTTGATAATGGATGCGGGATGTCTTTAGATGACTTACAACGTGCAGCGACTGCCCACAGCACCAGTAAAATTCGACAATGTGCTGACTTGTGGAAAATCACAAGCTTGGGTTTTCGTGGAGAAGCACTCCACAGTTTGACAACACTGGCAGATTTAGAAATATTAAGCCGTCCTCGTTGTGGGGATGGAGGGTGGCGAATTATTTATGGTTATGGAGGAGAAGCACGACATATAGAGGAAGCCGCGATCGCTCCAGGTACTATCGTCACAGTTTCCAATCTCTTTGAAAATTGGTCATCCCGTCGAGAGGGATTGCCATCCCTTGCACAACAAATGAAAGCAGTGCAAGCAACGCTTCAACAAATGGCGCTGTGTCATCCTCACGTTACTTGGCAAGTGTGTCAAAATGACCGGGAATGGTTTTCCATTTATCCCTCATCAGCAGTTGCTCAACTGTTGCCCCAAATCGTACATCAAATTAAAGAATCCGATCTCCACGAATTAAAACTAGAAGTTCCAAACCCAGAGCAAACCTCACTTCCCACCCCCGATTCCCTGCTTTCATTAGTTATAGGATTACCAGACAGGTGTCACCGTCGCCGCCCGGATTGGGTAAAAGTGGCAATTAACAAACGGATGGTAAAATCACCGGAGTTAGAGCAAACGATTTTGACAGGATTTCACAGGACATTACCACGCGATCGCTATCCTGTTTGTTTTTTACACTTATTTATTCCCCCCGAACAAGTCAACTGGAACCGCAATCCAGCAAAATCGGAAATTTATCTCAACCACCTCAATCATTGGCAAGAGCAAATTTCCCTCGCCATAGAAAAATCACTCCGCCTCAACTCAACATCTATTCGAGAATCCGCCCACACAACACGCGTCAGTCAATTACTGAAAGCAGCAGAAGAAAAAGCCGCCTATAACCTCAATTCATCCAACCCCGCAGAACAACCTTCTACTCCCCACAATATAAAAGCCGTTGCTCAAGTTAACAACACTTATATCGTCGCAGAACATCCCGGTGGAGTGTGGTTGGTAGAACAGCACATTGCTCACGAACGCATTTTATACGAGCAACTTTGCGATAACTGGCAAATTGTTCCCGTTGAACCAGCTATTATCCTCTATCAACTTTCTCCAGCCCAAATAGCGCAATTAGAACACATTGGTTTGGACATAGAAACATTTGGGGAACAGCTTTGGGCAATTCGCAGCGTTCCCGCACTCTTAAAACAGCGAGATGACTGTGCTGAAGCCATTTTAGAACTCAGTTTGGGCGGTGATTTACAGACAGCGCAGGTTGCTGTTGCTTGTCGCAGCGCTATTCGTAACGGCACATCCCTGACTCAACCGGAAATGCAAGCAATACTAGAGCAATGGCAGCGCACGCGCAATCCGCGCACCTGTCCTCACGGACGCCCAATTTGCCTATCTTTAGAAGAGCCAGCTTTAGCCCGTTTCTTCCGCCGTAATTGGGTGATTGGCAAAAGTCACGGGATTTGA